Genomic window (Prosthecochloris aestuarii DSM 271):
ATTGAGCGAAACGAAAACTCGAAAACCACATGGTCGGGGTCGATACGCTCGAACAGCCCTCCTATCGAGGGATGATCAAACGCATCGTGCACATCGATACCTTGCACATGATCAAGAGCAAGCGAAAATCTGTCCCAGAAAGTCCGGGCTCCACGAAACGGATCAGGAGCACGCATTCCTGAGCGGACATGATCACCCGACAGACTTTTGCAAAGATGGACGGCTTTAATGAGATGCCGATAGTGGCCAAGCGAATCGACCTGACGCAACAGATAGGCAATTGCCTCCTCTTCCGTCCGAAGATCCTGGTTTTTATTAAAAACATGAGCAGTATCAAGTACAATGCCACTTCGAGCGTAGTTGACCCGATCCAGCAGCCGGTCTATCTCGCGGGTACTGTCAAGGCGGAAATTCCCGGGCCACCAGAGATTTTCGAACAAAACCCATCCCTTGTAGGAGCTACCCTGAAGAGCTTCGTTGATAACCTCAGCGGAAAGATCTATCGTCTCCTGCCATGTCCATGGCGGCTGCCAGTTGAACACATAGTCAAGTTCATAATGCACAGGGTGAAACACGACATAAGGCACCGCAAAGGTATGGGCAAGCGCCAACTGATCACGGTAACACTTCACCACTGCGTCGCGGGTAGTGCCACCGTAATACATCCGGATATTGTCTTCCGTATCGAACAGCCGAAGCAGGCCCTGGTAATCGTTCTGCCATATCTGGCGGAGCATCACAAAAAAACGCAGATGAACTCCTCCAATCAAATGAGGAGGAATACTACCGCAATCATAGCCGCTGACCGGATAGAGTTCAAAACCGTCAAAACCGGTTTCTTGAAGCAAAGCTGATGCCTGCCGCCATTGAGGCCCGGCAAATTCGAGATCACGTGAATGAGTGCTGATATTGAGCAGAAAACGCATTGCCTGATGATTGATTCCCGTGGATAAAAACACAAATCAGTGTCATGGTCCGGGAAAGCAGCAGCCAGGCACAAACGCTCCTGCCAGCGAGGTTCGCTGAGGGGAGATATGCTGATAGCAGCGATACGAGGAACGGTTCAAAGAACGCAGGTTCCCATAGCGCAAAAAATGAGTATTGAACAAACATATGATACAATAACTGCTTTAACCCGAAGCTCAAGACATTGTGGCAGGTCTTCTGACTCTCCCCTGTCTGTCGCCTTCCCGATCCGGTGGCCCGGTTCAGTGGCTTCATTGACAGAACATATATGCCGGCAAATATGCCGGCTGAGGATTACAGCAGCGGGTACTGTTCCGGATTTTCACCGGATTCCCTTTTAAGCCAGCTGATTCCAGCAACTGGCACCACAAGGTGGTTATATAAAAAAAAAGCTCATCAATGACAATGGCCTATCGAAAATAACGTTACAGGAACGCCATCATTCGCTCTTCGATACCGCGCGTAAAAATCCATAAGCAGGCCGTATCAGCGGCTCCTCTGGATACACTAAGCCTCAAAAAATCCGGTATTTCAACAGGATCATTTGGGGCGCAGTGTAAAGTGCTTTGAAACACCGTATTTTTTTCCTTATTATTCACCAGTTTTCTGGATTGTTCTTTCTCGACCGGTGCCTGTTGCTACAGGGTAAAAGGGAATTGCGTGAAAATCGCAAACTGTACCCGCAACTGTCATTACTGGAACCGATCATCTCCTTCGACCGGTTCAATTGCGTGAACGTGTATCACTGCGTCAACCTTGTGTCCATCCCGGACAGCGCGGGAAGGTATTCGTTCAGATTACTTCTATCAGTAAGAGTCAGGAAACCTGCCGGTTGATTATTGCCTGAAAAGGTTACGGGACCATAACCCGGCAATAAGACCCACACCCCGGAATACATTCACGTTCACCTGTTTTCATCAGAAGCATCACCATGCCGCTCTGCCCGGAATCCCGAATTCAGCAGGCTGCGACAGCATGGCAATGCACCGATGCGTGTATGTACTCTCATACCTCACGGTTGACCTGGCTGAAACAGTGCGCGTGTTGTTACTCAACAGTATTGACAACCGTATTCCTGACTCGATCATGCAACAGCCATCAGTGACCAGACGGGCTTTAAAAACCCTGTGCGCAGTACTGCTCTTCGCACCAGCTTCAGCATCCGCTGCAGAAAGCGCGAGAGCAGAATCAACCCTTCCTGAAATTGTCGTCACCGCGACGAAAACAGCGGAGGATCCGTTCTATGTTCCATCGTCCATCGAAACCGTCTCTCCTGCCGAGATCGAACGCGAAGTGGCCGGCAACACGCCAGAGCTGCTCGATAAAGTCCCCGGCGTCAGCCTCGAGGGCAGCGGAGCATGGGAAGCAGCCCCGATCATCAGGGGGTTCAGCGGCACGAGAACGCTGGTCCTGGTCGACGGCGAACGTGAAAACAACCTCTGGGCAGGGCGCGATCCCCTCTCGCCGTTTATCGGTGTAGCGGACATCGAACGCATCGAGGTTCTCAAAGGGCCGGCATCGGTACTGTACGGCAGTGACGCCCTGGGCGGCGTGATCAACTTCATTACGAAAAAGCCGGACTATGCACAGAACGCCACCTGGCAGTTTTCACCTGAAGCCGGGGTAAGCTACAGCTCGGTCGACGAAGGCTGGCAGGGCACGGTCGCGCTCGAAGGCGGCGGCGACGGGTTTGATTTCCGCATTGATGCGTCAGCCCGTGATCACGGAAACTATACCGACGGCAACGGCAACAAGGTAACAAACAGCCAGTTTAAAGCACAGAATCTGGGCATCCAGGGCCGCCACCTGTTCAGTGACCAGCATGAACTGTCGCTTTCCTACCGGCACAACGACATCGACGACAAGGGCGTCCCGCAGAAGGACAACGCTCCCTGGTCGCATTTCACGAAATTCGACAGTGATATCTGGAAGGCTGCCTACACGGCACGGGACCTCGGTTTCATCGAAGAACTCAAGCTCAAAGGGTGGATTGTGGACCAGGAACGCGTGTTCGACGGCAGGCTCGAGAACCCGTCAGCCGGCATGTACACCCTCAAAAGCAATACCATCGAAACCGGCGCGAAAGGGGCTTCCCTCCAGTTCACCTTCGAGCCTGCGGAGAACAACACGCTTGTCGCGGGCATCGAATACATTTACGAGGACGCCGAATCTGCTGAAGAACAGGTCAAGAAACAGCTGTCTGATGACCAAACGAAAAAAATCGTGTATTTCCCACCGGTTTCCGACGCCCATCGCGACCATATAGGAATCTACGCTGAAGACAAGCATGACTTCAGCAATGGTTCCGTTCTGACGTCCGGTATCCGATACGACTTTTTCAGCGCTGATGCGGAAAACGCCCTGTACTATGAAGAAAAGGCCAATGGCGACCTGATCAAATCGGCAAGCAACGTCTTCGAAGAAAAAACCGACCAGGCGCTTACAGCATCGATAGGCTACCTCTACCCGCTGAGCTCCACCGTCAACCTGGCAGCAAACGCAGCAACCGGCTTCAGGGCCCCGGATATCTTCGAACGGTTCTCTACGCGAGGCGGCAGCACCATCATTATCGGCAACCCGGACCTCGAACCGGAATATTCATGGAACATCGACACCGGCCTGAAAGTGAAATCCGGGAATCTCAGCGGTTCGTTCTCGGTCTTCTACTCGTGGATTGACGATTATATCGACCTGGAAAACAATCCCGGCGTCACGTTCGGTGGACTGCCGACAAAAAAATACGTGAACGTTACCGAAGCTGAACTCTATGGGTTCGACGGCGGCATCACCTGGCAGCCCGTCGAAC
Coding sequences:
- a CDS encoding TIM barrel protein, giving the protein MRFLLNISTHSRDLEFAGPQWRQASALLQETGFDGFELYPVSGYDCGSIPPHLIGGVHLRFFVMLRQIWQNDYQGLLRLFDTEDNIRMYYGGTTRDAVVKCYRDQLALAHTFAVPYVVFHPVHYELDYVFNWQPPWTWQETIDLSAEVINEALQGSSYKGWVLFENLWWPGNFRLDSTREIDRLLDRVNYARSGIVLDTAHVFNKNQDLRTEEEAIAYLLRQVDSLGHYRHLIKAVHLCKSLSGDHVRSGMRAPDPFRGARTFWDRFSLALDHVQGIDVHDAFDHPSIGGLFERIDPDHVVFEFSFRSMQEWRSKIERQKIALGDVFPAKGDRKS
- a CDS encoding TonB-dependent receptor: MAMHRCVYVLSYLTVDLAETVRVLLLNSIDNRIPDSIMQQPSVTRRALKTLCAVLLFAPASASAAESARAESTLPEIVVTATKTAEDPFYVPSSIETVSPAEIEREVAGNTPELLDKVPGVSLEGSGAWEAAPIIRGFSGTRTLVLVDGERENNLWAGRDPLSPFIGVADIERIEVLKGPASVLYGSDALGGVINFITKKPDYAQNATWQFSPEAGVSYSSVDEGWQGTVALEGGGDGFDFRIDASARDHGNYTDGNGNKVTNSQFKAQNLGIQGRHLFSDQHELSLSYRHNDIDDKGVPQKDNAPWSHFTKFDSDIWKAAYTARDLGFIEELKLKGWIVDQERVFDGRLENPSAGMYTLKSNTIETGAKGASLQFTFEPAENNTLVAGIEYIYEDAESAEEQVKKQLSDDQTKKIVYFPPVSDAHRDHIGIYAEDKHDFSNGSVLTSGIRYDFFSADAENALYYEEKANGDLIKSASNVFEEKTDQALTASIGYLYPLSSTVNLAANAATGFRAPDIFERFSTRGGSTIIIGNPDLEPEYSWNIDTGLKVKSGNLSGSFSVFYSWIDDYIDLENNPGVTFGGLPTKKYVNVTEAELYGFDGGITWQPVEHLSLFGTIASVIGKNTTDNQRLNTIPPLNGSAGIRWEDRLNARSDWWIEFETELFDDQDNPAPNEDQTPGYALFNVKGGIRYNENVVLSLAVDNLFDRTYRSHLNYADFLYEPGINVKTALQISL